The following are from one region of the Nicotiana tabacum cultivar K326 chromosome 3, ASM71507v2, whole genome shotgun sequence genome:
- the LOC107807196 gene encoding ribonucleoside-diphosphate reductase small chain-like, whose translation MPLIPEEPLLASSPDRFCMFPIQYPQIWEMYKKALASFWTAEEVDLSSDTRHWETLTPGERHFITHVLAFFAASDGIVLENLAGRFMKEVQVAEARAFYGFQIAIENIHSEMYSLLLESYIKDSDEKSRLFRAVETIPCVEKKAKWALRWIDGSETFAERLVAFACVEGIFFSGSFCAIFWLKKRGLMPGLTFSNELISRDEGLHCDFACLLYSLLRTKLTEERVKGIVADAVEIEREFVCDALPCALVGMNGDLMSKYIEFVADRLLDALGYDKLYNAQNPFDWMELISLQGKTNFFEKRVGEYQKASVMSSLNGNGDTHEFKLDEDF comes from the coding sequence atgccTCTAATTCCAGAAGAGCCTTTGCTGGCCTCAAGCCCAGATCGGTTCTGTATGTTCCCAATTCAATACCCACAAATTTGGGAAATGTACAAAAAAGCCTTAGCCTCTTTCTGGACTGCTGAAGAAGTCGATTTATCTTCCGATACCCGTCACTGGGAAACCCTAACCCCCGGTGAAAGGCATTTCATCACTCACGTCCTTGCCTTTTTCGCCGCCTCAGACGGCATCGTTTTAGAAAACCTAGCCGGAAGGTTCATGAAAGAAGTCCAAGTTGCCGAGGCGCGTGCTTTCTACGGCTTCCAAATCGCGATTGAAAACATCCACTCCGAGATGTACAGTCTGCTTCTAGAGTCGTACATCAAGGACTCTGACGAAAAAAGCAGATTATTCCGCGCAGTTGAGACTATCCCCTGTGTTGAGAAGAAGGCGAAGTGGGCCCTACGTTGGATCGATGGTTCCGAAACATTTGCGGAGCGTTTGGTTGCCTTTGCTTGTGTGGAAGGTATTTTTTTCTCTGGAAGCTTCTGTGCTATATTCTGGTTAAAAAAGCGGGGGTTAATGCCTGGATTAACTTTCTCGAACGAGTTAATTTCAAGGGACGAAGGTTTGCACTGTGATTTCGCTTGTTTGCTTTATAGTTTGTTAAGGACGAAGCTTACTGAGGAACGAGTTAAGGGAATTGTTGCAGATGCTGTGGAGATAGAAAGGGAGTTTGTGTGTGACGCGCTGCCTTGTGCGCTGGTGGGAATGAATGGAGATTTGATGAGCAAATACATTGAATTCGTGGCTGATAGATTGTTGGATGCTTTGGGTTATGATAAGCTGTACAATGCGCAGAATCCGTTTGATTGGATGGAGCTGATTAGTTTACAAGGGAAGACTAATTTCTTTGAGAAGAGAGTTGGGGAGTATCAGAAGGCTTCTGTTATGTCCAGTTTGAATGGAAATGGTGATACTCATGAGTTCAAGCTGGATGAAGACTTCTAA